One window from the genome of Salvia splendens isolate huo1 chromosome 9, SspV2, whole genome shotgun sequence encodes:
- the LOC121747536 gene encoding CBL-interacting protein kinase 32-like isoform X3, whose product MSQPKIKRRIGKYEVGRTIGEGTFAKVKFARNSETGDAVALKILDKDAVLKHKMAEQIKREIATMKLIKHPNVVSIYEVMASKTKIFIVLEFVTGGELFDKIVNHGRMREEEARRYFQQLVNAVDYCHSRGVFHRDLKPENLLLDAAGNLKVSDFGLSALSQQVRDDGLLHTTCGTPNYVAPEVLNDRGYNGATADLWSCGVILFVLLAGYLPFDDSNLINLYKKICSAEFTCPPWISFGAMKLITRILEPNPEKRITIPDILEDEWFKKDYKSPSFDEKEDANLDDVEAVFKDSEEYHVTEKREVKPAAMNALKLISMSKGLDLGNLFDEQGFKRETRFTSKSSAKDIISKIEEAAKPLGFDVQKKNYKMRLENSKAGRKGNLNIATEVFQVTPSLHMVEVRKAKGDTLEFHKFYKNLSTCLEDVVWKSEDDAPHKK is encoded by the exons ATGAGTCAACCCAAAATTAAGCGTAGAATTGGGAAGTATGAGGTCGGAAGAACAATTGGTGAGGGAACATTTGCCAAAGTTAAATTTGCCAGAAATTCCGAGACTGGAGATGCTGTGGCTCTCAAGATTCTTGACAAGGATGCCGTCCTAAAGCACAAAATGGCTGAACAg ATTAAGCGTGAGATAGCAACGATGAAATTGATCAAACATCCCAATGTGGTTAGCATATATGAG GTGATGGCCAGCAAGACCAAGATATTTATTGTTTTGGAGTTTGTCACTGGCGGAGAGCTCTTTGACAAAATT GTAAATCATGGAAGGATGCGAGAAGAAGAAGCCAGAAGGTATTTTCAGCAGCTTGTTAATGCTGTTGATTATTGCCATAGTAGGGGGGTCTTTCACAGAGATCTCAAG CCAGAAAACCTACTGCTGGATGCTGCAGGGAACCTTAAAGTTTCTGATTTTGGATTAAGTGCTTTGTCTCAACAAGTCAGG GATGATGGTTTGCTGCATACTACTTGTGGGACACCAAACTATGTTGCTCCTGAG GTCCTTAATGATCGAGGTTACAATGGAGCAACTGCAGACTTGTGGTCGTGTGGAGTCATACTGTTTGTGTTGCTCGCAGGTTACTTGCCTTTTGATGATTCTAATCTTATCAACCTATATAAAAAA ATATGTTCAGCTGAATTCACCTGTCCCCCTTGGATTTCCTTTGGTGCCATGAAATTGATAACTCGGATCCTGGAGCCAAATCCGGAGAAA CGTATTACGATTCCCGATATTTTGGAGGATGAATGGTTTAAAAAGGATTACAAGTCACCATCTTTTGATGAAAAGGAAGACGCAAATTTGGATGATGTGGAAGCTGTATTTAAGGATTCTGAG GAATATCATGTAACTGAGAAAAGGGAGGTGAAGCCAGCTGCCATGAATGCTTTGAAGTTAATTTCAATGTCAAAAGGTCTGGATCTTGGGAATCTATTTGATGAACAG GGATTCAAGAGAGAAACGAGGTTCACATCTAAATCCTCGGCAAAGGATATAATTAGTAAAATTGAAGAAGCTGCAAAACCTCTTGGTTTTGATGTCCAGAAGAAGAATTACAAG ATGAGGCTTGAAAATTCAAAAGCTGGAAGAAAAGGCAATCTCAATATCGCCACGGAG GTTTTTCAAGTGACCCCTTCTTTGCATATGGTTGAGGTTAGAAAAGCAAAAGGAGATACTTTGGAATTCCACAAG TTCTATAAGAACCTCTCCACCTGCCTTGAAGATGTGGTATGGAAATCCGAAGACGACGCCCCACACAAAAAGTAG
- the LOC121747537 gene encoding probable serine/threonine-protein kinase PBL3 produces MASLSFPPSLHSFTMGLCLGKSSAKLAHASSGQFSGGGAEEKQSESGAVCSSSSMLLGEKSNLKSFAFCDLKNATRNFRSDSLLGEGGFGYVFKGWIDDHTFAPCRPGTGLVVAVKKLKPESVQGHREWLAEVNYLGLLHHENLVKLIGYCSEAEKKLLVYEYMPKGSLENHLFRKGVQLMPWATRMRIAVDVARGLAFLHSLDANVIYRDLKASNVLLDSEFNAKLSDFGLAREGPKGDRTHVSTRVVGTRGYAAPEYVATGHLNPKSDVYSFGVVLLELLSGKRAAGDENAGGAEETLVDWTKPFLTDARKVLRIMDSRLGGQYSKKGAQAAAAVALRCTDTDPRSRPVMTEVLAALLEIHKSTAAPRASARAINHQLSPHGRLR; encoded by the exons TGCTAAACTTGCCCATGCTTCTTCTGGCCAATTCTCAG GCGGCGGCGCGGAGGAGAAGCAATCAGAATCAGGGGCGGtatgcagcagcagcagcatgtTGTTGGGTGAGAAAAGCAACCTCAAATCCTTCGCCTTCTGTGATCTCAAGAATGCCACTCGCAACTTCCGCTCTGACAGCCTCCTCGGCGAGGGCGGCTTCGGCTACGTCTTCAAAGGTTGGATTGACGACCACACCTTCGCCCCCTGCCGCCCCGGCACCGGCCTCGTCGTTGCCGTCAAGAAACTCAAGCCCGAGAGCGTTCAAGGCCACCGAGAATGGCTT GCAGAAGTGAACTATTTGGGGCTGCTGCACCATGAGAATCTGGTGAAGTTGATTGGGTATTGCTCTGAGGCAGAGAAGAAGCTTCTGGTGTATGAATACATGCCAAAAGGGAGCTTAGAGAATCATTTGTTTAGAA AGGGAGTGCAGCTGATGCCGTGGGCTACTCGGATGAGGATCGCGGTGGACGTGGCGAGGGGGCTGGCCTTCCTGCACAGCCTCGACGCCAATGTCATCTACCGAGACCTCAAGGCGTCCAACGTGCTTCTCGACTCG GAGTTCAATGCCAAGCTGTCGGATTTCGGCCTCGCGAGGGAGGGGCCCAAGGGGGACAGGACCCACGTCTCGACCAGGGTTGTGGGCACGAGGGGGTACGCTGCGCCCGAGTACGTGGCCACGGGCCACTTGAACCCCAAGAGCGACGTGTACAGTTTTGGGGTGGTGCTGCTGGAGCTTCTGTCTGGGAAACGGGCGGCAGGGGACGAGAACGCCGGGGGTGCGGAGGAGACGTTGGTGGACTGGACGAAGCCGTTCCTCACGGACGCTAGGAAGGTGTTGAGGATCATGGACTCGAGGCTGGGAGGGCAGTACTCTAAAAAGGGGGCGCAGGCGGCTGCAGCCGTGGCCTTGCGTTGCACTGACACGGATCCCAGGAGCCGGCCGGTCATGACGGAGGTCTTGGCCGCCCTCCTCGAAATCCACAAGTCCACCGCTGCTCCAAGAGCCTCAGCTCGAGCTATAAATCACCAGCTCAGTCCTCATGGGAGATTGAGGTAG
- the LOC121747536 gene encoding CBL-interacting protein kinase 32-like isoform X2 — MLTQTFLPSLLPEFVEFEFDLFLLLLIMGRLTRTARNINPPDTRLQMSQPKIKRRIGKYEVGRTIGEGTFAKVKFARNSETGDAVALKILDKDAVLKHKMAEQIKREIATMKLIKHPNVVSIYEVMASKTKIFIVLEFVTGGELFDKIVNHGRMREEEARRYFQQLVNAVDYCHSRGVFHRDLKDDGLLHTTCGTPNYVAPEVLNDRGYNGATADLWSCGVILFVLLAGYLPFDDSNLINLYKKICSAEFTCPPWISFGAMKLITRILEPNPEKRITIPDILEDEWFKKDYKSPSFDEKEDANLDDVEAVFKDSEEYHVTEKREVKPAAMNALKLISMSKGLDLGNLFDEQGFKRETRFTSKSSAKDIISKIEEAAKPLGFDVQKKNYKMRLENSKAGRKGNLNIATEVFQVTPSLHMVEVRKAKGDTLEFHKFYKNLSTCLEDVVWKSEDDAPHKK; from the exons ATGCTAACTCAGACATTCCTCCCAAGTCTATTACCAgaatttgttgaatttgaatttgatctGTTTTTGCTGCTGCTAATTATGGG GAGATTGACTAGGACTGCTCGCAATATCAACCCACCAGACACTCGGTTGCAAATGAGTCAACCCAAAATTAAGCGTAGAATTGGGAAGTATGAGGTCGGAAGAACAATTGGTGAGGGAACATTTGCCAAAGTTAAATTTGCCAGAAATTCCGAGACTGGAGATGCTGTGGCTCTCAAGATTCTTGACAAGGATGCCGTCCTAAAGCACAAAATGGCTGAACAg ATTAAGCGTGAGATAGCAACGATGAAATTGATCAAACATCCCAATGTGGTTAGCATATATGAG GTGATGGCCAGCAAGACCAAGATATTTATTGTTTTGGAGTTTGTCACTGGCGGAGAGCTCTTTGACAAAATT GTAAATCATGGAAGGATGCGAGAAGAAGAAGCCAGAAGGTATTTTCAGCAGCTTGTTAATGCTGTTGATTATTGCCATAGTAGGGGGGTCTTTCACAGAGATCTCAAG GATGATGGTTTGCTGCATACTACTTGTGGGACACCAAACTATGTTGCTCCTGAG GTCCTTAATGATCGAGGTTACAATGGAGCAACTGCAGACTTGTGGTCGTGTGGAGTCATACTGTTTGTGTTGCTCGCAGGTTACTTGCCTTTTGATGATTCTAATCTTATCAACCTATATAAAAAA ATATGTTCAGCTGAATTCACCTGTCCCCCTTGGATTTCCTTTGGTGCCATGAAATTGATAACTCGGATCCTGGAGCCAAATCCGGAGAAA CGTATTACGATTCCCGATATTTTGGAGGATGAATGGTTTAAAAAGGATTACAAGTCACCATCTTTTGATGAAAAGGAAGACGCAAATTTGGATGATGTGGAAGCTGTATTTAAGGATTCTGAG GAATATCATGTAACTGAGAAAAGGGAGGTGAAGCCAGCTGCCATGAATGCTTTGAAGTTAATTTCAATGTCAAAAGGTCTGGATCTTGGGAATCTATTTGATGAACAG GGATTCAAGAGAGAAACGAGGTTCACATCTAAATCCTCGGCAAAGGATATAATTAGTAAAATTGAAGAAGCTGCAAAACCTCTTGGTTTTGATGTCCAGAAGAAGAATTACAAG ATGAGGCTTGAAAATTCAAAAGCTGGAAGAAAAGGCAATCTCAATATCGCCACGGAG GTTTTTCAAGTGACCCCTTCTTTGCATATGGTTGAGGTTAGAAAAGCAAAAGGAGATACTTTGGAATTCCACAAG TTCTATAAGAACCTCTCCACCTGCCTTGAAGATGTGGTATGGAAATCCGAAGACGACGCCCCACACAAAAAGTAG
- the LOC121747536 gene encoding CBL-interacting protein kinase 32-like isoform X1, which yields MLTQTFLPSLLPEFVEFEFDLFLLLLIMGRLTRTARNINPPDTRLQMSQPKIKRRIGKYEVGRTIGEGTFAKVKFARNSETGDAVALKILDKDAVLKHKMAEQIKREIATMKLIKHPNVVSIYEVMASKTKIFIVLEFVTGGELFDKIVNHGRMREEEARRYFQQLVNAVDYCHSRGVFHRDLKPENLLLDAAGNLKVSDFGLSALSQQVRDDGLLHTTCGTPNYVAPEVLNDRGYNGATADLWSCGVILFVLLAGYLPFDDSNLINLYKKICSAEFTCPPWISFGAMKLITRILEPNPEKRITIPDILEDEWFKKDYKSPSFDEKEDANLDDVEAVFKDSEEYHVTEKREVKPAAMNALKLISMSKGLDLGNLFDEQGFKRETRFTSKSSAKDIISKIEEAAKPLGFDVQKKNYKMRLENSKAGRKGNLNIATEVFQVTPSLHMVEVRKAKGDTLEFHKFYKNLSTCLEDVVWKSEDDAPHKK from the exons ATGCTAACTCAGACATTCCTCCCAAGTCTATTACCAgaatttgttgaatttgaatttgatctGTTTTTGCTGCTGCTAATTATGGG GAGATTGACTAGGACTGCTCGCAATATCAACCCACCAGACACTCGGTTGCAAATGAGTCAACCCAAAATTAAGCGTAGAATTGGGAAGTATGAGGTCGGAAGAACAATTGGTGAGGGAACATTTGCCAAAGTTAAATTTGCCAGAAATTCCGAGACTGGAGATGCTGTGGCTCTCAAGATTCTTGACAAGGATGCCGTCCTAAAGCACAAAATGGCTGAACAg ATTAAGCGTGAGATAGCAACGATGAAATTGATCAAACATCCCAATGTGGTTAGCATATATGAG GTGATGGCCAGCAAGACCAAGATATTTATTGTTTTGGAGTTTGTCACTGGCGGAGAGCTCTTTGACAAAATT GTAAATCATGGAAGGATGCGAGAAGAAGAAGCCAGAAGGTATTTTCAGCAGCTTGTTAATGCTGTTGATTATTGCCATAGTAGGGGGGTCTTTCACAGAGATCTCAAG CCAGAAAACCTACTGCTGGATGCTGCAGGGAACCTTAAAGTTTCTGATTTTGGATTAAGTGCTTTGTCTCAACAAGTCAGG GATGATGGTTTGCTGCATACTACTTGTGGGACACCAAACTATGTTGCTCCTGAG GTCCTTAATGATCGAGGTTACAATGGAGCAACTGCAGACTTGTGGTCGTGTGGAGTCATACTGTTTGTGTTGCTCGCAGGTTACTTGCCTTTTGATGATTCTAATCTTATCAACCTATATAAAAAA ATATGTTCAGCTGAATTCACCTGTCCCCCTTGGATTTCCTTTGGTGCCATGAAATTGATAACTCGGATCCTGGAGCCAAATCCGGAGAAA CGTATTACGATTCCCGATATTTTGGAGGATGAATGGTTTAAAAAGGATTACAAGTCACCATCTTTTGATGAAAAGGAAGACGCAAATTTGGATGATGTGGAAGCTGTATTTAAGGATTCTGAG GAATATCATGTAACTGAGAAAAGGGAGGTGAAGCCAGCTGCCATGAATGCTTTGAAGTTAATTTCAATGTCAAAAGGTCTGGATCTTGGGAATCTATTTGATGAACAG GGATTCAAGAGAGAAACGAGGTTCACATCTAAATCCTCGGCAAAGGATATAATTAGTAAAATTGAAGAAGCTGCAAAACCTCTTGGTTTTGATGTCCAGAAGAAGAATTACAAG ATGAGGCTTGAAAATTCAAAAGCTGGAAGAAAAGGCAATCTCAATATCGCCACGGAG GTTTTTCAAGTGACCCCTTCTTTGCATATGGTTGAGGTTAGAAAAGCAAAAGGAGATACTTTGGAATTCCACAAG TTCTATAAGAACCTCTCCACCTGCCTTGAAGATGTGGTATGGAAATCCGAAGACGACGCCCCACACAAAAAGTAG
- the LOC121749317 gene encoding protein FAR1-RELATED SEQUENCE 5-like codes for MSLFGNNLCASKLVKLVRIVQKKRALNDDTVNSRARGEVRIDCKAKISIVKQQTGPDWSVDVFVEGHNHGLLTPSKVHLLRSQRNVSTAKRVLTQKFSEANIPTCQQMQLLEIEYGGPKSIGCIERDIRNFEKELRDEQKGIDTETLIEFFTSEKEKNKSFFFDFETDSNNRFSRCFWADPKSRAAYSVFGDVVVLDSTYNTNKYGMIFTPFVGVNHHHQTIVFGCGFLSDEKTESYIWLLNKFIEAMPTSAPKAIIIDQDPTLTKALARVLSETVHRYCLWHIMNKFPEKISSKNLSMVGMRHMLAFFRISQISELPDKYILK; via the exons ATGAGCTTGTTTGGAAACAATTTGTGTGCTTCAAAGCTGGTCAAACTGGTGAGAATCGTTCAAAAAAAAAGAGCATTGAATGATGACACGGTCAATTCAAGAGCTCGTGGTGAAGTTAGAATTGATTGTAAGGCAAAAATTTCGATTGTCAAGCAACAAACTGGACCGGATTGGAGTGTCGACGTCTTTGTGGAAGGTCATAATCACGGACTTTTGACTCCTTCAAAAGTGCACTTGCTTCGATCACAGCGTAATGTTTCTACTGCGAAGAGAGTATTAACTCAAAAATTTTCAGAAGCTAACATACCGACATGTCAGCAAATGCAACTATTAGAGATTGAGTATGGTGGACCTAAAAGTATAGGTTGCATAGAAAGAGATATTAGGAATTTTGAGAAAGAATTAAGGGATGAACAAAAGGGAATCGATACTGAAACTCTGATAGAATTCTTTACATCTGAGAAAGAGAAGAACAAATCATTTTTCTTTGACTTTGAGACAGATTCGAATAATAGGTTCAGCCGATGTTTTTGGGCAGATCCTAAGTCAAGAGCGGCCTATAGTGTATTTGGTGATGTCGTTGTGTTGGATTCCACTTATAACACTAATAAGTATGGAATGATTTTTACACCTTTCGTAGGGgttaatcatcatcatcaaacaaTAGTTTTTGGTTGTGGATTTCTAAGTGATGAGAAGACAGAATCGTATATTTGGTTGCTTAATAAGTTTATTGAAGCTATGCCAACAAGTGCTCCAAAAGCAATCATCATTGATCAAGACCCGACATTGACAAAAGCACTTGCAAGAGTTTTGTCGGAAACTGTGCATCGCTATTGCTTGTGGCACATAATGAACAAGTTTCCAGAAAAGATTTCTTCG AAAAATTTGAGCATGGTTGGAATGAG ACACATGCTTGCTTTCTTCCGGATTAGCCAAATATCTGAACTGCCTGACAAGTATATACTCAAGTGA